A DNA window from Synchiropus splendidus isolate RoL2022-P1 chromosome 2, RoL_Sspl_1.0, whole genome shotgun sequence contains the following coding sequences:
- the LOC128754648 gene encoding tektin-4-like, giving the protein MSSELLVSRPQIDSRAVAQDAAVPGTSVQAEIPRWRLSSESAATAGYRSAKYTPAEWFSNYHTILRQAGTDHQEAKQIQRGSKFLNQTTEAATLKKQADGTRLLGERLHNIHHWRSELQRHIERLRTDIESLQALRIRLERATDATETPYAIATDNLTCRAARLGPDLVRDSVEEELLKEVDLIRSVQALLKSTREQVIRQIKINQEAKQTLEMDWSDKYQAYNLDNHCGSYSNMSPDTKKHPSSAALQEQVCNQTSWTKFTQDNLTKATHEEQATDSLRGLVERVLDDTTKDLQVQCSTVDQAFNHRCEELTEAKSQLEMKHRQVLEEIVDQERNIVLLQQAIYNKEAPLRVAQSRLYTRALRPNIELCRDDPQISLEDEVRQIESTVASLQLQLSEARGSLSHLEESRTALEKDIQCKAHSLFIDRQKCMSHRKRYPSITRLSGY; this is encoded by the exons ATGAGTTCTGAGTTGTTGGTTTCTCGGCCTCAAATCGACAGCCGGGCCGTGGCGCAGGACGCAGCGGTCCCCGGGACTTCGGTGCAGGCGGAGATCCCGCGGTGGCGTCTGTCCTCCGAGTCAGCCGCCACCGCGGGCTACCGATCGGCCAAGTACACGCCAGCCGAGTGGTTCTCCAACTACCACACCATCCTGCGCCAGGCCGGAACCGACCACCAGGAAGCCAAGCAGATCCAGCGAGGCTCCAAGTTCCTCAACCAGACCACCGAGGCAGCGACTCTGAAGAAGCAGGCGGATGGAACGCGTCTGCTCGGGGAGAGGCTACACAACATCCATCACTGGAGGTCGGAGCTGCAGCGACACATTGAGCGGCTCCGGACCGACATCGAGTCCCTTCAGGCCCTGAGGATCCGCCTGGAGAGAGCGACTGACGCAACCGAGACGCCATACGCTATTGCGACCGACAATCTGACGTGCAGGGCCGCGAGACTCGGACCAGACCTGGTGCGGGACTCGGTGGAAGAGGAGCTGTTGAAG GAGGTTGACTTGATCAGGAGCGTCCAAGCTCTTCTGAAAAGCACCAGAGAACAGGTCATCCGTCAGATCAA GATCAACCAGGAAGCCAAGCAGACTCTAGAGATGGACTGGTCTGATAAATACCAGGCCTACAACCTTGACAACCACTGTGGCAGCTACTCAAACATGAGTCCCGACACCAAGAAACACCCCAGCTCAGCAGCCTTGCAGGAGCA AGTGTGTAACCAGACGTCGTGGACAAAGTTCACTCAGGACAACCTCACCAAGGCGACACACGAAGAGCAAGCAACAGACAGTCTCAG GGGGCTTGTGGAGCGAGTGCTGGACGACACCACAAAGGACCTGCAGGTCCAGTGCTCCACTGTGGACCAAGCCTTCAACCATCGCTGCGAGGAGTTGACGGAGGCAAAGTCCCAGCTGGAGATGAAACACAGACAG gtgcTGGAGGAGATTGTGGATCAGGAGAGGAACATAGTCCTTCTGCAGCAGGCCATCTACAACAAAGAGGCTCCACTGAGGGTTGCTCAGTCCAGACTGTACACTCGCGCTCTGAGACCCAACATCGAGCTGTGCAGAGATGACCCCCAGATCAG TTTGGAAGACGAGGTGAGACAGATCGAGTCCACTGTggcctctctgcagctgcagctgagcGAGGCCAGAGGGTCCCTCTCCCACCTGGAGGAGTCGCGCACCGCCCTGGAGAAGGACATCCAGTGTAAAGCCCACTCGCTCTTCATCGACAGACAAAAATGTATGAGCCATCGCAAACGCTATCCAAGCATCACCAGGCTGTCAGGGTATTGA
- the LOC128754673 gene encoding polymeric immunoglobulin receptor-like, translating to MVNISQLRRSDAGKYWCGVSRNGPDVYTEVTLKVEPDSCCDKVSEVEVSEGESASFVCQGTGALKYLCKGSKPSVCLRDALITSRHSSNSRISLTEGGSNGLFVWRIRNVKREDSGRYLSGVKRNPGPDDIRSFMLKVKDWCCEKTLRVTGTAGKPLTIQCHYQAQRAGQKIFVCKGERRDSCTDVAPSANMELRLTSVDTVFEITMREVSTRDAGTYWCGAEPRWSAGTYTQYHLTVDVPQIQSTTAPTTYQSVITAKTPVAELVLPLYVIVPALLGFLLVALVVALLVWRCKLRKLKEAQVSMKTAEEEELYSDDNDYENVEKPNTAQRGPQIIHSQEDEEASVHLNAATEQVYCNDSVFRNRETSNLSREAGRGQKPGKGCEMGRMNRK from the exons ATGGTCAACATCTCCCAGCTGAGAAGATCCGATGCAGGGAAGTACTGGTGTGGAGTGTCTCGGAACGGACCGGATGTCTACACAGAAGTCACACTTAAGGTTGAACCAG ACAGCTGCTGTGACAAGGTCTCGGAAGTTGAAGTCAGCGAAGGGGAGTCAGCGTCCTTTGTTTGTCAGGGCACAGGCGCACTAAAATACTTGTGCAAAGGAAGCaagccctctgtctgtctgagggATGCCCTGATAACCTCAAGGCACTCCAGCAACAGCCGGATCAGCCTGACTGAAGGTGGATCTAACGGGCTGTTTGTGTGGAGGATCCGAAATGTAAAACGTGAAGACTCTGGGCGGTACCTCAGTGGCGTCAAGAGAAATCCCGGGCCAGATGACATTCGCTCTTTCATGCTAAAAGTCAAAG ACTGGTGTTGTGAGAAAACACTGAGGGTGACAGGCACTGCTGGGAAGCCTCTCACCATCCAGTGCCACTATCAGGCGCAGAGGGCAGGACAGAAGATCTTTGTGTGTAAGGGAGAGCGTCGTGACAGCTGCACCGACGTGGCACCGTCAGCCAACATGGAACTGAGACTCACCTCAGTAGACACCGTCTTCGAGATCACCATGAGAGAAGTGAGCACCAGGGATGCTGGGACCTACTGGTGTGGTGCCGAGCCGCGGTGGAGCGCTGGCACCTACACTCAGTATCATCTGACTGTTG ACGTTCCGCAGATCCAAAGCACCACAGCACCAACAACTTATCAAAGTGTAATAACAGCCAAGACACCGGTCGCAG AGTTGGTTCTGCCGCTGTATGTCATTGTTCCTGCACTGCTGGGCTTTTTACTGGTTGCGCTGGTGGTGGCGCTGCTTGTGTGGAGATGCAAGTTGCGGAAACTGAAAG AAGCTCAAGTCAGCATGaagacagcagaagaagaagaactgtaCAGTGATGACAAT gattatgaaaatgttgaaaagccaAATACGGCCCAGAGAGGTCCTCAAATCATTCACAGccaagaggatgaagaggcgTCTGTGCACCTGAATGCTGCTACAGAGCAAGTCTATTGTAATGACAGCGTTTTCCGCAACAGAGAAACTTCAAACTTATCAAGGGAGGCAGGTCGAGGACAGAAGCCTGGAAAGGGCTGTGAGATGGGCAGgatgaacaggaagtga